One region of Cobetia sp. cqz5-12 genomic DNA includes:
- a CDS encoding ArsJ-associated glyceraldehyde-3-phosphate dehydrogenase, translated as MPALRVGINGFGRIGRLALRALWKLREDIALDVVRINDPGGDAATFAHLLEFDSVHGQWSPGAGITSDEDSITLDGQRTAFSSQREIGDTDWSGCDVVIEASGKKKSTDVLNAYLEQGVGRVVVSAPVKEEGVLNIVMGVNDHLYSADEHRIVTAASCTTNCLAPVIKVIQSQFGIRHGSMTTVHDITNTQTILDAPHKDLRRARACGMSLIPTTTGSAKAISAIFPELEGRLNGHAIRVPLANASLTDMVFELNREVTVEEVNQALKSAAEGELAGVLGYETRPLVSIDFRTDSRSSIIDAPSTMVVAGTQLKLYAWYDNEWGYANRTAELALKVGLGDLTKAASQER; from the coding sequence ATGCCGGCCCTGCGCGTCGGTATCAACGGCTTCGGGCGCATCGGTCGTCTCGCACTGCGCGCGCTGTGGAAGCTGCGCGAGGATATCGCGCTGGACGTGGTGCGTATCAATGACCCGGGTGGCGATGCCGCAACCTTCGCCCATCTGCTGGAATTCGATTCCGTGCATGGCCAGTGGTCGCCGGGCGCGGGAATCACCAGTGACGAGGATTCCATCACCCTCGATGGTCAGCGCACGGCGTTCTCAAGCCAGCGTGAGATCGGTGACACCGACTGGTCGGGTTGTGACGTGGTGATCGAGGCCTCCGGCAAGAAGAAGAGCACCGACGTGCTGAATGCCTATCTCGAGCAGGGTGTCGGTCGCGTCGTGGTCTCTGCGCCGGTCAAGGAAGAGGGTGTGCTCAACATCGTCATGGGCGTGAATGATCATCTTTACAGCGCTGATGAGCATCGCATCGTCACTGCTGCCAGCTGCACCACCAATTGCCTGGCGCCGGTGATCAAGGTGATCCAGTCGCAGTTCGGCATTCGTCATGGCTCCATGACCACCGTGCACGACATCACCAATACCCAGACGATTCTGGATGCGCCGCACAAGGACCTGCGCCGCGCGCGTGCCTGCGGCATGAGCCTGATTCCGACGACCACCGGCTCCGCCAAGGCGATCAGTGCCATCTTCCCGGAGCTGGAAGGCCGCTTGAACGGCCACGCCATTCGCGTGCCACTGGCCAATGCCTCCCTCACCGACATGGTATTCGAGCTCAACCGCGAAGTGACGGTGGAAGAGGTCAATCAGGCGCTCAAGAGCGCGGCGGAAGGCGAGCTGGCCGGCGTGCTGGGCTACGAGACACGCCCGCTGGTATCGATCGATTTCCGTACCGATTCCCGCTCCAGCATCATCGATGCGCCCTCGACCATGGTCGTCGCGGGCACCCAGCTCAAGCTGTACGCCTGGTATGACAACGAGTGGGGCTATGCCAACCGCACCGCGGAGCTGGCCTTGAAAGTTGGCCTGGGCGATCTGACCAAA